In Mycteria americana isolate JAX WOST 10 ecotype Jacksonville Zoo and Gardens chromosome 23, USCA_MyAme_1.0, whole genome shotgun sequence, a single window of DNA contains:
- the ARHGAP25 gene encoding rho GTPase-activating protein 25 isoform X2, translating into MMSNHRAACLSREAPSRRWPATQRKEGNLSSKSSQGSLETRTGQGRTPACSWLIPSLRWRNGLNPSDECWAVFGQRLAETMAYEQKFGQHQVPILVQKCAEFIREHGMSEEGIFRLPGQDNLVKQLRDAFDAGERPSFDRDTDVHTVASLFKLYLRELPEPVVPWMQYEDFLLCGQALDVDERKGHQELLKQLSLLPRDNYNLLSYICRFLHEIQLNCSVNKMSVDNLATVIGVNLIRPKIEDPAIIMRGTPQIQKVMTVMISDHADLFPPSKDVLPSPPAQKNDKKAPIPRSSVGWDAAEDPAVPRAESLIQRQMRDDLNSSSAPGPAASSSAPREDNGSKDTLGMWKAQSRKRTQTLPNRKSFLTATSLGEKGSNDKNDICASDFWKSSHGSSACSLVPGGHKRTLSHDLFKLLDLHRASTYDNVPTSQAEIGEGGGSSPSPSSSSSDKEFLPCSSPSHQPKEIASPTSSPAEVSKPDQESREFLQNMILKLEKEMEVQKNDYEEQIKSLEKENYEVWAKVVRLNQDIEREKKKSEELELKLMNVERSREDMEKKNKMLEEEIKNLAKSTSKTDAKTN; encoded by the exons ATGATGTCAAACCACAG GGCTGCCTGTCTCTCCAGGGAAGCACCATCAAGGAGGTGGCCAGCAAcccagaggaaggagggaaattTATCTTCGAAATCATCCCAG GGGTCACTGGAGACCAGAACCGGACAGGGCAGGACACCTGCGTGCTCATGGCTAATTCCCAGTCTGAGATGGAGGAATGGGTTAAATCCATCCGACGAGTGCTGGG CGGTGTTCGGCCAGCGCTTGGCAGAGACCATGGCCTACGAGCAGAAATTCGGGCAGCACCAGGTCCCCATCCTGGTGCAGAAGTGTGCTGAGTTCATCCGGGAGCACGGCATGAGTGAAGAGGGCATCTTCCGCCTCCCCGGCCAGGACAACCTGGTGAAACAGCTCAGGGACGCGTTCGATGCTGGGGAAAGGCCATCATTTGACCG GGATACGGATGTGCACACCGTGGCCTCTCTGTTCAAACTCTACCTGCGGGAGCTCCCCGAGCCAGTTGTACCCTGGATGCAGTACGAGGATTTCCTGCTGTGCGGTCAGGCGCTGGATGTGGATGAGAGAAAG GGCCATCAGGAACTCCTGAAGCAACTGTCCCTCCTTCCCAGAGACAACTACAACCTCCTCAGCTATATCTGCAG GTTTCTACACGAAATACAGTTGAACTGTAGCGTCAACAAGATGAGTGTGGATAACCTGGCAACAGTGATTGGAGTGAACCTCATCAGACCCAAGATAGAGGATCCTGCAATTATTATGAGAG GCACGCCACAGATCCAGAAAGTGATGACTGTGATGATAAGTGACCATGCAGACCTCTTTCCCCCGTCCAAGGATGTGCTGCCCTCCCCACCTGCCCAAAAAAATGACAAGAAGGCCCCCATCCCTCGCAGCTCcgtgggctgggatgctgcagaggACCCTGCGGTGCCCAGGGCAGAGAGCTTGATCCAAAGGCAAATG AGAGATGACCTGAATTCCAGCAGTGCCCCCGGACCAGCTGCGAGCTCAAGTGCACCCAGAGAAGATAATGGGTCCAAAGATACACTGGGAATGTGGAAAGCACAGTCAAGGAAAAGAACTCAGACTTTACCTAACAGGAAATCTTTCCTGACGGCCACTTCTCTAGGGGAGAAAGGCAGCAATGACAAAAATGACATATGTGCCAGTGACTTTTGGAAAAGCTCCCATGGGAGCAGCGCGTGCTCCTTGGTCCCCGGTGGACATAAGAGAACGTTGTCTCATGATCTTTTTAAGCTGCTCGACCTTCACCGGGCTTCGACCTACGACAACGTTCCTACCTCCCAGGCAGAAATTGGGGAAGGCGgcggctccagccccagcccttcaAGCAGCAGCTCTGATAAGGAATTTCTACCCTGCTCCAGTCCCAGCCATCAGCCAAAGGAAATagccagccccaccagcagccctGCCGAGGTCTCCAAGCCTGATCAGGAGAGCAGGGAGTTCCTGCAAAACATGATCCtgaagctggaaaaagaaatggaggTACAGAAAAATGACTACGAGGAACAAATTAAAAG TCTCGAGAAGGAGAACTATGAAGTCTGGGCCAAAGTGGTGAGGCTGAATCAGGACATtgagagggagaagaagaagTCTGAGGAACTGGAGCTGAAGTTGATGAACGTGGAGCGCTCACGGGAGgacatggagaagaaaaacaagatgcttGAGGAGGAGATAAAAAACTTAGCTAAATCCACGAGCAAGACTGATGCCAAAACCAACTAG
- the BMP10 gene encoding bone morphogenetic protein 10: protein MDSVVLQLWAVLCLLVHLATCSPILSLEHSSLEEDVPLFDEILSEQDGVDFNTLLQNMKNEFLKTLNLSDIPLHETAKVDPPEYMLELYNRFATDRTSMPSANIIRSFKNEDLASHPIGVTGIRKYPLLFNVSIPHHEEITMAELRLYTLVERDQMLYDGLDRKVTIFEVLENDHMGVGEERKTVALASRQIYGTSSEWESFEVTEAIRRWRRAGLTTHRLEVHIESKEGEEQNGEGKLDIDINSEAKHVPLLIVFSDDQSNDKKEEKQELNEMIDHEQLLDLENLEVGNFHGHPGEEALLQMRSNIIYDSTARIRRNAKGNYCKKTPLYIDFKEIGWDSWIIAPAGYEAYECHGVCAYPLTEHVTPTKHAIVQTLVHLKNPQKASKACCVPTKLDPISILYLDAGVVTYKFKYEGMVVSECGCR, encoded by the exons ATGGATTCTGTAGTCCTCCAGCTGTGGGCTGTCCTCTGTCTCTTGGTTCACCTTGCCACTTGCAGTCCCATCCTGAGCTTGGAGCACTCTTCCTTGGAGGAAGATGTGCCTCTTTTCGACGAGATTCTCTCCGAGCAGGATGGTGTTGATTTCAACACGCTGCTTCAGAATATGAAAAATGAGTTTTTGAAGACGTTGAACCTCTCTGACATTCCCCTGCACGAAACGGCCAAGGTGGATCCGCCAGAGTACATGCTAGAGCTGTACAACAGGTTTGCCACTGATAGGACATCTATGCCATCCGCAAATATTATTAGGAGCTTCAAAAATGAAG ACTTGGCTTCCCACCCTATTGGTGTTACAGGAATTCGGAAATACCCTCTTCTATTCAATGTTTCTATCCCTCACCATGAAGAAATCACCATGGCAGAGCTGAGGCTCTACACCTTGGTGGAGCGGGACCAAATGCTCTACGATGGGCTTGACCGGAAGGTGACCATTTTTGAAGTGCTGGAAAATGACCATATGGGGGTAGGAGAAGAGCGAAAGACAGTGGCACTGGCATCGAGGCAGATCTATGGCACGAGCAGCGAGTGGGAGAGCTTCGAGGTCACCGAAGCCATCAGGCGTTGGCGAAGGGCAGGGCTGACCACGCACCGGCTGGAAGTTCATATAGAGAGCAAGGAAGGGGAGGAGCAGAACGGAGAGGGGAAACTCGATATCGACATCAACTCTGAGGCTAAGCACGTGCCCCTGTTGATTGTGTTCTCTGATGACCAAAGCAATGACAAAAAAGAGGAGAAGCAAGAGCTGAACGAAATGATAGACCATGAGCAGCTCCTGGACTTGGAGAACCTGGAGGTTGGCAATTTCCATGGCCATCCTGGTGAGGAGGCGCTGCTCCAGATGCGCTCCAACATCATTTACGACTCTACTGCCCGAATCCGGAGGAACGCAAAAGGCAACTACTGTAAAAAGACTCCACTCTACATAGATTTCAAGGAGATTGGCTGGGATTCCTGGATCATCGCCCCGGCGGGATATGAAGCTTACGAGTGCCACGGAGTGTGCGCCTACCCCTTAACAGAGCACGTCACACCAACGAAACATGCCATTGTCCAGACTTTGGTTCACCTGAAGAATCCCCAGAAAGCCTCCAAGGCCTGCTGCGTGCCTACCAAACTCGATCCCATCTCTATTCTCTACTTAGATGCAGGGGTGGTCACCTACAAGTTCAAATACGAAGGCATGGTGGTATCAGAGTGTGGCTGCAGATAG
- the ARHGAP25 gene encoding rho GTPase-activating protein 25 isoform X1 — translation MSGEPAGTRPASPNPLERPLKIGWLKKQRSIVKNWQQRYFVLKGQQLYYYKDEDDVKPQGCLSLQGSTIKEVASNPEEGGKFIFEIIPGVTGDQNRTGQDTCVLMANSQSEMEEWVKSIRRVLGSASGAVFGQRLAETMAYEQKFGQHQVPILVQKCAEFIREHGMSEEGIFRLPGQDNLVKQLRDAFDAGERPSFDRDTDVHTVASLFKLYLRELPEPVVPWMQYEDFLLCGQALDVDERKGHQELLKQLSLLPRDNYNLLSYICRFLHEIQLNCSVNKMSVDNLATVIGVNLIRPKIEDPAIIMRGTPQIQKVMTVMISDHADLFPPSKDVLPSPPAQKNDKKAPIPRSSVGWDAAEDPAVPRAESLIQRQMRDDLNSSSAPGPAASSSAPREDNGSKDTLGMWKAQSRKRTQTLPNRKSFLTATSLGEKGSNDKNDICASDFWKSSHGSSACSLVPGGHKRTLSHDLFKLLDLHRASTYDNVPTSQAEIGEGGGSSPSPSSSSSDKEFLPCSSPSHQPKEIASPTSSPAEVSKPDQESREFLQNMILKLEKEMEVQKNDYEEQIKSLEKENYEVWAKVVRLNQDIEREKKKSEELELKLMNVERSREDMEKKNKMLEEEIKNLAKSTSKTDAKTN, via the exons ATGAGCGGAGAGCCAGCGGGCACCCGGCCGGCCTCCCCCAACCCGCTAGAGCGGCCCCTGAAGATCGGCTGGCTGAAAAAGCAGCGCTCCATCGTCAAGAACTGGCAGCAGCGGTACTTCGTGCTTAAGGGCCAGCAGCTTTACTACTACAAGGACGAGGATGATGTCAAACCACAG GGCTGCCTGTCTCTCCAGGGAAGCACCATCAAGGAGGTGGCCAGCAAcccagaggaaggagggaaattTATCTTCGAAATCATCCCAG GGGTCACTGGAGACCAGAACCGGACAGGGCAGGACACCTGCGTGCTCATGGCTAATTCCCAGTCTGAGATGGAGGAATGGGTTAAATCCATCCGACGAGTGCTGGGGTCAGCATCAGGAG CGGTGTTCGGCCAGCGCTTGGCAGAGACCATGGCCTACGAGCAGAAATTCGGGCAGCACCAGGTCCCCATCCTGGTGCAGAAGTGTGCTGAGTTCATCCGGGAGCACGGCATGAGTGAAGAGGGCATCTTCCGCCTCCCCGGCCAGGACAACCTGGTGAAACAGCTCAGGGACGCGTTCGATGCTGGGGAAAGGCCATCATTTGACCG GGATACGGATGTGCACACCGTGGCCTCTCTGTTCAAACTCTACCTGCGGGAGCTCCCCGAGCCAGTTGTACCCTGGATGCAGTACGAGGATTTCCTGCTGTGCGGTCAGGCGCTGGATGTGGATGAGAGAAAG GGCCATCAGGAACTCCTGAAGCAACTGTCCCTCCTTCCCAGAGACAACTACAACCTCCTCAGCTATATCTGCAG GTTTCTACACGAAATACAGTTGAACTGTAGCGTCAACAAGATGAGTGTGGATAACCTGGCAACAGTGATTGGAGTGAACCTCATCAGACCCAAGATAGAGGATCCTGCAATTATTATGAGAG GCACGCCACAGATCCAGAAAGTGATGACTGTGATGATAAGTGACCATGCAGACCTCTTTCCCCCGTCCAAGGATGTGCTGCCCTCCCCACCTGCCCAAAAAAATGACAAGAAGGCCCCCATCCCTCGCAGCTCcgtgggctgggatgctgcagaggACCCTGCGGTGCCCAGGGCAGAGAGCTTGATCCAAAGGCAAATG AGAGATGACCTGAATTCCAGCAGTGCCCCCGGACCAGCTGCGAGCTCAAGTGCACCCAGAGAAGATAATGGGTCCAAAGATACACTGGGAATGTGGAAAGCACAGTCAAGGAAAAGAACTCAGACTTTACCTAACAGGAAATCTTTCCTGACGGCCACTTCTCTAGGGGAGAAAGGCAGCAATGACAAAAATGACATATGTGCCAGTGACTTTTGGAAAAGCTCCCATGGGAGCAGCGCGTGCTCCTTGGTCCCCGGTGGACATAAGAGAACGTTGTCTCATGATCTTTTTAAGCTGCTCGACCTTCACCGGGCTTCGACCTACGACAACGTTCCTACCTCCCAGGCAGAAATTGGGGAAGGCGgcggctccagccccagcccttcaAGCAGCAGCTCTGATAAGGAATTTCTACCCTGCTCCAGTCCCAGCCATCAGCCAAAGGAAATagccagccccaccagcagccctGCCGAGGTCTCCAAGCCTGATCAGGAGAGCAGGGAGTTCCTGCAAAACATGATCCtgaagctggaaaaagaaatggaggTACAGAAAAATGACTACGAGGAACAAATTAAAAG TCTCGAGAAGGAGAACTATGAAGTCTGGGCCAAAGTGGTGAGGCTGAATCAGGACATtgagagggagaagaagaagTCTGAGGAACTGGAGCTGAAGTTGATGAACGTGGAGCGCTCACGGGAGgacatggagaagaaaaacaagatgcttGAGGAGGAGATAAAAAACTTAGCTAAATCCACGAGCAAGACTGATGCCAAAACCAACTAG